A genome region from Mastacembelus armatus chromosome 8, fMasArm1.2, whole genome shotgun sequence includes the following:
- the LOC113141060 gene encoding interferon-induced very large GTPase 1-like isoform X4: MEVENQTGGESEMRSTPDTSDKLDELEENDNKSKSDSLDEPEAAQPQQTDGNIGGESEATSRPSASHEPGDADGVRDVKTESSTDISDRPAEESETLMETSPTSQSVSTNTNKMIPELTLALVGDTNSIEIGSKNILLDNDEQTNVEQFSSRLYDLCGRHISVINMLGPQNIDQFPLNRGIHAFLLLIPNGLHHSHYSSVQWLENTFGKRCLSYVMTVLTHKPDENCENALTELRSNSSLVEKRHHTCTKSVMDENELIVLLEKLDLMVSENDPPCYSRLMFDENKEQKKLLQHKTSEDQRINSSVFQQHQTVAEMEKTSEKKTKSDSLDEPEAAQPQQIDGNIGGESEATSRPSASHEPGTSDVSGNKSRQSLEISEEINRKKQNQRETETLLSRLHLPHKHQHKLSPADFLKIGPAVKQDHETTERDLAHTFVKRLMMLDYRARYIPVRQDTSQPDPVCDTVNTDDNNLDAFLFSTSVDSDQSKQTHIHPMDVQMAAFHCSDSFLKQKMITKLSQCQYALPLLVPDPVTADIECPLWTFRQIIKTWKGTQTKDNTTTVTMKSLPIYKAQTPMVAFFRLGSLSVSKSQLINTLINSRHSTFFHRNCPGSTKSRHLMDGVVEIAWYCPAGKPNDAFTDCITFCNLHGDALSTEKQRHILTEQSSVTVVLVPTLDKSQKSTSVITDLYKSQKPLIILIADSDCGAVQMGGMYKMGLKDRNQSDVSEELKTIIGKILSGPHKSFQLETMTKVSGVRVDEEDKVCQKGKNAAMEIMNLFQRMDVSNIKDKFLPCQGELWHDWCRINKEQYRLRGNIEKEKCAKQQQLMQIRQKQCTVSCGQLMKLFIKSLSSFSPTEKEYFLKWTQILIDAVSTDDLSSILQSYDEKWSEVLALKRKQDKSDQLTSKQAELEQISKKLQSATFGLEHIFREMGQIYEAHKSLQEPTNWLQPDWSKYPELAAELMISGHPMELMDGDAGHVPLTWISSLLDQVIRKLGDKMVFVLSVLGVQSSGKSTMLNAMFGLQFAVSSGRCTKGAFMQLVKLSEEIQKDFQCDYILVVDTEGLRALELAGNTTLHHDNELATFVVGLGNMTLINIFGENPAEMQDVLQIVVQAFMRMKKVKLSPSCVFVHQNVTDVAAAEKNMDGKRRLLEKLDQMAQLAAKEEVCDAKCFSDIIAFDVQKEVKYFAQLWEGSPPMAPPNPDYSEKVQELKATILFKASQSAVVTLSQFKAKIQDLWKALLNEQFVFSFKNTLEIAVYRKLEVQYGNWTWDLRSNMLTIENQLYTRIENGKLDKVELNDLFKEMSKTYTEIKKEMTEYFENDTDKEMLVQWRGRFENKIKEFHEDLVSDGKRKLDEVLQQKIACKKVEEKKTEFENKLLQKSKELAHQLKDKAKDEEELKKHFDSVWSVWVQELTADTKPIADINLVNDQVDILLELGFEWGLINESKTSGKYKSIRRLGDYSDYVSFTKHKDDCDSSQQSQNKQMEKDRKQGTVGKMVEYFSKTGTKITSYFKSLQHEDQKAIRSLIDHVEKQSLDVIKNKPVATRGYRSTYLQEMANNVKEKVAEFESKWKYALKKEFTVDLILYVFHRAEPWLSEAHRKYKANNDVVTYVENKQTQNYNIFRSFCKGNSSAVVLGELICEKLKVSAVQAVCNKTAIDLAGEMKCTFPAFNGNRLNLEKHVLKSLAEEEDFNGFINYIRQPKSQVETFIRAEVKKYIFTEHKDKALDILRKNVDVINKLVSQALFTATDRVKTQRGDTDRWMEEFSSLLKDHLTFETICCQNFSDIERFDFLKEAIERGLESISQEMKNLSLDKINESRQKPDQILIDQLCKCCWVTCPFCAAVCTNTLENHSPDKHNVPFHRPSGIKGWHFRGTVELDIDFCTTNVASDGSFYPHHDSETSIPYKQYQTAGEEYATWQITPDESKMKYWKWFVCQFEKDIEHYYGLKFEGRGEIPCEWRNYTKEEAIKSLDEMCDL; this comes from the exons ATGGAGGTTGAGAAccaaacaggaggagagagtGAAATGAGATCCACACCTGATACAAgtgacaaat TAGATGAGTTGgaagaaaatgacaacaaatcCAAG TCTGATTCACTGGATGAACCTGAAGCTGCACAACCACAGCAGACTGATGGAAACATAGGAGGAGAATCTGAAGCCACATCTAGACCATCTGCATCACATGAGCCAG GAGACGCTGATGGAGTCAGAGACGTTAAGACTGAAAGCAGCACTGACATTAGTGATCGACCTGCAGAGGAGAGTGAAACACTGATGGAGACAAGTCCAACATCTCAGAGTGTTTCTACAAACACCAACAAAA TGATCCCTGAGCTCACACTGGCGTTGGTTGGTGACACAAACTCTATAGAGATTGgatcaaaaaacattttacttgaCAATGATGAACAAACAAATGTGGAACAGTTTTCATCCAGACTGTATGATTTGTGTGGCCGCCACATCTCTGTCATTAACATGCTCGGTCCACAAAACATTGACCAATTCCCATTAAATCGGGGGATTCATGCCTTTCTCTTACTGATACCAAATGGGCTGCATCACAGCCATTACAGCTCAGTGCAGTGGTTAGAAAACACTTTTGGGAAAAGATGCCTTTCTTATGTGATGACAGTTTTGACTCATAAACCagatgaaaactgtgaaaatgccTTGACAGAGCTGAGGTCCAACAGTAGTTTGGTTGAAAAAAGACACCACACATGTACAAAAAGTGTGATGGATGAAAACGAGCTGATAGTTCTGTTGGAAAAACTCGACCTCATGGTCTCTGAAAACGATCCACCCTGCTACAGTAGACTGATgtttgatgaaaacaaagagcagaaaaaactGCTGCAACACAAAACCAGTGAAGACCAAAGGATCAAttcctcagtgtttcagcaaCATCAAACAG tagcagagatggagaaaacaagtgaaaaaaagaCTAAG TCTGATTCACTGGATGAACCTGAAGCTGCACAACCACAGCAGATTGATGGAAACATAGGAGGAGAATCTGAAGCCACATCTAGACCATCTGCATCACATGAGCCAG GTACCTCAGATGTGAGTGGAAACAAGAGCAGG CAGTCATTGGAGATTTCTGAAGAAATcaacaggaagaaacaaaatCAGAGAGAAACTGAAACTCTGCTCAGCAGACTtcaccttccacacaaacatcagCACAAGTTGTCTCCAGCAGACTTTCTTAAAATAGGCCCCGCTGTTAAACAGGACCATGAGACAACTGAGAGAGATCTAGCTCATACTTTTGTTAAGAGGCTGATGATGTTAGACTACAGAGCCAGATATATTCCTGTAAGACAGGACACTTCACAGCCTGATCCAGTCTGTGACACTGTCAACACTGATGACAACAACCTagatgcttttcttttcagcaccaGTGTAGACTCTGATCAGTCCAAACAGACTCACATCCATCCGATGGACGTTCAAATGGCAGCATTTCACTGCTCAGACAGCTTCCTTAAGCAGAAAATGATTACAAAACTATCACAGTGTCAGTACGCCTTACCTTTACTTGTTCCTGACCCAGTCACAGCAGATATCGAGTGTCCTCTGTGGACATTCAgacaaataattaaaacatggaAGGGAACTCAAACCAAAGACAACACAACCACTGTCACCATGAAGAGTTTGCCCATCTACAAAGCTCAGACACCCATGGTGGCTTTTTTCCGCCTGGGTTCATTATCGGTGTCTAAATCTCAGCTGATAAACACTTTGATCAACTCGCGTCACAGCACCTTCTTCCACAGAAACTGTCCAGGTAGCACCAAATCTCGCCATCTGATGGATGGTGTTGTAGAGATTGCCTGGTACTGTCCTGCTGGAAAACCCAACGATGCCTTCACTGACTGCATCACCTTCTGTAACCTTCATGGTGATGCTCTGTCGACTGAGAAACAGCGCCACATACTGACTGAACAATCTTCAGTCACTGTTGTTCTTGTTCCAACTTTGGACAAAAGCCAGAAAAGCACTTCAGTCATCACAGACCTGTACAAATCTCAGAAGCCTCTCATTATTCTCATTGCTGATAGTGACTGTGGTGCAGTTCAGATGGGGGGAATGTACAAAATGGGTCTAAAGGACCGAAACCAGTCAGACGTTTCTGAAGAACTGAAAACAATCATTGGGAAGATTTTGTCTGGACCACATAAATCCTTCCAGCTTGAAACCATGACCAAGGTCTCTGGAGTCAGAGTGGACGAAGAAGACAAAGTCTgccaaaaagggaaaaatgctGCAATGGAAATCATGAATTTATTTCAGAGGATGGATGTTTCAAATATCAAAGATAAATTCCTCCCCTGTCAAGGTGAACTGTGGCATGACTGGTGCAGAATAAACAAAGAACAGTATCGCCTCAGAGGAAACATCGAGAAGGAGAAATGTGCAAAGCAACAGCAACTGATGCAAATACGACAAAAACAATGCACTGTCTCCTGTGGTCAACTGATGAAGCTGTTCATTAAAAGCCTCTCATCATTCTCACCAACAGAAAAAGAGTATTTCCTGAAATGGACTCAGATCCTGATAGATGCTGTCTCAACAGACGATCTCTCTTCAATTCTCCAAAGCTATGATGAAAAGTGGTCAGAGGTCTTGGCTCTGAAGAGGAAACAGGACAAATCTGATCAGTTAACAAGCAAACAAGCAGAGCTTGAACAAATATCCAAAAAACTGCAGTCAGCGACTTTTGGCCTGGAGCACATCTTTAGAGAAATGGGACAGATCTATGAAGCCCATAAATCTCTGCAGGAACCAACAAACTGGCTTCAGCCTGACTGGTCCAAATATCCTGAGCTGGCTGCAGAGCTGATGATATCAGGACACCCGATGGAGCTGATGGATGGGGATGCTGGTCATGTGCCTTTAACATGGATCTCTAGCCTTTTGGATCAGGTCATCAGGAAACTGGGCGACAAGATGGTTTTTGTGTTGTCAGTTTTGGGCGTCCAAAGCAGTGGAAAGTCAACCATGCTGAATGCCATGTTTGGACTGCAGTTTGCAGTGAGCTCTGGCAGGTGCACCAAAGGTGCCTTCATGCAGCTGGTCAAACTGTCAGAGGAGATCCAGAAAGACTTCCAGTGTGACTACATCCTGGTGGTGGACACTGAAGGACTGCGCGCTCTTGAGCTGGCAGGTAACACCACTCTTCACCACGACAATGAACTGGCAACATTTGTTGTTGGTCTGGGAAACATGACACTGATCAACATCTTTGGAGAGAATCCAGCTGAGATGCAGGATGTTCTGCAGATTGTTGTTCAGGCTTTCATGCGGATGAAGAAAGTGAAACTTTCTCcaagttgtgtgtttgttcaccAGAATGTTACAGATgttgcagctgcagagaaaaacatggaTGGAAAGAGACGACTACTAGAAAAACTGGACCAGATGGCCCAACTAGCAGCCAAAGAGGAGGTTTGTGATGCCAAGTGTTTCAGTGACATCATTGCATTTGATGTGCAAaaagaagtgaaatattttgCCCAACTGTGGGAGGGAAGTCCACCAATGGCTCCTCCAAATCCAGATTATAGTGAGAAGGTCCAAGAGCTAAAGGCCACAATCCTCTTTAAAGCTTCCCAGTCTGCTGTAGTGACTCTCTCACAGTTTAAAGCCAAAATTCAGGACCTGTGGAAAGCCCTGTTGAatgaacagtttgttttcagcttcaaaaacacactggaaattgcagtgtacagaaaactTGAGGTCCAGTACGGGAACTGGACCTGGGACCTGAGAAGCAACATGTTAACCATTGAAAACCAGCTTTATACCAGAATTGAAAATGGAAAACTTGACAAAGTTGAACTCAATGatctttttaaagaaatgagCAAAACCTACACAGAAATCAAAAAAGAGATGACAGAGTACTTTGAGAatgacacagacaaagaaatgttGGTTCAGTGGCGAGGCCgatttgaaaacaaaatcaaggaGTTTCATGAAGACCTGGTGAGTGACGGGAAAAGAAAACTGGATGAAGTTCTCCAGCAGAAGATTGCTTGTAAAAAggtagaagaaaagaaaacagagtttGAGAACAAGCTGCTGCAGAAGAGCAAAGAGCTCGCTCATCAGTTAAAGGACAAAGCcaaagatgaagaggaacttAAAAAACACTTTGACTCTGTTTGGAGCGTCTGGGTTCAGGAACTAACTGCAGATACAAAACCTATTGCTGACATCAACTTGGTCAATGACCAGGTCGACATCCTTCTAGAGCTCGGATTTGAATGGGGTCTTATCAATGAATCTAAAACAAGTGgcaaatataaaagtataagaAGACTTGGGGATTACAGTGATTATGTGTCCTTCACCAAACACAAAGACGACTGTGACAGTAGCCAACAAtctcaaaacaaacagatggaaaaagatAGGAAGCAGGGGACAGTTGGAAAAATGGttgaatatttttcaaaaacaggTACAAAAATCACAAGTTACTTCAAGTCTCTTCAGCATGAAGACCAAAAGGCCATCAGATCCCTGATTGACCATGTTGAAAAACAGTCTCTTGATGTAATTAAGAACAAACCTGTAGCTACAAGAGGATACAGATCCACTTACTTACAAGAAATGGCCAACAATGTGAAAGAAAAGGTGGCAGAATTTGAGTCAAAGTGGAAATATGCTCTGAAGAAGGAGTTTACAGTTGAtctcatactgtatgtgtttcacAGAGCTGAGCCTTGGCTTTCAGAGGCCCACAGGAAATACAAAGCAAACAATGATGTTGTCACTTatgtggaaaacaagcaaacacagaACTACAACATTTTCAGAAGCTTCTGCAAAGGAAACTCATCAGCTGTTGTGCTTGGAGAACTGATCTGTGAAAAACTGAAGGTCTCTGCTGTTCAGGCTGTCTGCAACAAGACTGCCATTGATCTGGCTGGAGAGATGAAGTGCACTTTCCCAGCATTCAATGGGAACAGGCTGAACTTGGAGAAACATGTGTTGAAGTCACTGGCAGAGGAAGAGGACTTCAATGGTTTCATCAACTACATCCGACAACCAAAGAGCCAGGTAGAGACTTTTATACGAGCAGAAGTAAAGAAATACATCTTTACAGAGCACAAAGATAAAGCGCTGGATATACTCAGGAAAAATGTTGATGTCATCAATAAACTTGTGAGTCAGGCTTTATTCACTGCAACAGACAGAGTCAAAACtcagagaggagacacagacaggtggaTGGAGGAATTTTCCAGTTTGCTAAAAGATCATCTGACATTTGAGACCATTTGCTGTCAAAACTTCAGTGACATAGAACGTTTTGACTTTCTGAAAGAAGCGATAGAGAGAGGCCTTGAATCCATCAGTCAAGAGATGAAGAACCTCTCACTGGATAAGATCAATGAATCCAGGCAGAAGCCTGATCAGATCCTCATTGATCAGCTGTGTAAATGCTGCTGGGTGACTTGTCCTTTCTGTGCCGCTGTTTGTACCAACACTCTGGAAAATCACAGTCCTGATAAACACAATGTTCCTTTTCATCGCCCCTCTGGGATTAAAGGATGGCACTTCAGAGGCACAGTGGAGCTGGACATTGATTTCTGCACAACAAACGTTGCAAGTGATGGAAGTTTCTACCCACATCATGATTCAGAAACCAGCATTCCTTATAAACAATATCAAACTGCTGGGGAGGAATATGCTACGTGGCAAATTACTCCTGATGAGTCCAAGATGAAATACTGGAAGTGGTTTGTGTGTCAATTTGAAAAGGACATTGAACATTACTATGGTCTAAAGTTTGAGGGCAGAGGAGAAATTCCCTGCGAGTGGAGAAACTACACAAAAGAAGAAGCTATTAAAAGTCTGGATGAAATGTGTGATCTGTGA